A genome region from Streptomyces antimycoticus includes the following:
- a CDS encoding VOC family protein, translating to MACRISELVLDCADAERLAAFWSEVLGYVELGREDDGSIEIGPPDTGFGGLQPTLVLSPSSDPRTGKLPLHIDVNATDRDQDAELERLLALGARPADVGQTGSENWHVLADPEGNVFCLLHARLQQP from the coding sequence ATGGCATGCCGCATCAGTGAACTGGTCCTCGATTGCGCCGACGCCGAGCGGCTCGCCGCATTCTGGAGCGAGGTGCTCGGCTACGTGGAGCTCGGCCGGGAAGACGACGGAAGCATCGAGATCGGGCCGCCCGACACCGGTTTCGGCGGTCTGCAGCCCACTCTCGTCCTCAGCCCCAGCAGCGACCCGCGGACCGGGAAGCTCCCGCTGCACATCGACGTCAACGCCACCGACCGCGACCAGGACGCCGAGCTGGAGCGGCTGCTCGCTCTCGGCGCCAGGCCCGCGGACGTCGGCCAGACCGGCAGCGAGAACTGGCACGTCCTGGCCGACCCGGAAGGCAACGTGTTCTGCCTCCTGCACGCCCGGCTCCAGCAGCCCTGA
- a CDS encoding FAD-dependent oxidoreductase, which translates to MTTDVTIIGAGLGGLTLARVLHLHGIPATVYEAEVSPTARAQGGMLDIHEDSGQPALRAAGLMDEFCGLILEGRQAIRVLDPAGTVLLDKADDGTGGNPEVLRGELRQMLLDSLPAGTVRWGHKVSGTRALGAGRHEVTFADGTTVTTGLLVGADGAWSRVRPLLSPATPEYIGMSYVETSLFDADTRHPDSAKAVGSGSLFALAPGKGFLAHRERAGTLHAYVMLARPRDWFANIDFTDPAAATARIMREFDGWAPELTALLAGGDTAPVLRPLYALPIEHRWERQPGVTLLGDAAHLSLPNGEGANLAMYDGAELGEALAAHPEDIEAALTAYEQAMFPRSAAAAAEGVQVHEMFYGAGAPHSLITMMTGHEQTP; encoded by the coding sequence ATGACCACTGACGTCACGATCATCGGTGCCGGACTCGGCGGCCTGACGCTCGCCCGCGTCCTGCACCTCCACGGCATCCCGGCCACGGTCTACGAGGCGGAGGTCTCTCCGACGGCGCGTGCGCAGGGCGGGATGCTCGACATCCACGAGGACAGCGGCCAGCCCGCTTTGCGGGCGGCCGGTCTGATGGACGAGTTCTGTGGCCTCATCCTGGAGGGCCGCCAGGCGATACGGGTTCTCGACCCGGCCGGGACCGTCCTGCTCGACAAGGCCGACGACGGTACGGGTGGCAACCCCGAGGTGCTGCGCGGCGAGCTGCGGCAGATGCTCCTCGACTCGCTCCCGGCCGGCACTGTCCGGTGGGGCCACAAGGTGAGCGGCACCCGTGCCCTCGGCGCGGGCCGCCATGAGGTGACCTTCGCGGACGGCACCACCGTCACCACCGGCCTGCTGGTCGGCGCGGACGGCGCGTGGTCCCGAGTCCGGCCACTGCTGTCCCCTGCGACCCCCGAGTACATCGGCATGTCGTACGTCGAGACCTCCCTGTTCGACGCCGACACCCGGCATCCGGACAGCGCGAAAGCGGTCGGCAGCGGGTCGCTGTTCGCGCTCGCGCCGGGCAAGGGATTCCTGGCTCACCGGGAGAGGGCCGGCACTCTGCACGCCTACGTGATGCTGGCCCGGCCGCGGGACTGGTTCGCGAACATCGACTTCACCGATCCCGCCGCGGCCACCGCCCGGATCATGCGGGAATTCGACGGCTGGGCACCGGAACTCACCGCGCTGCTCGCCGGCGGTGACACCGCACCGGTCCTGCGGCCCCTCTACGCCCTGCCCATCGAGCACCGGTGGGAGCGGCAGCCGGGGGTGACCCTGCTCGGCGACGCCGCCCACCTCTCGCTCCCGAACGGCGAGGGCGCCAACCTGGCCATGTACGACGGCGCCGAACTGGGCGAGGCCCTCGCCGCGCACCCCGAGGACATCGAGGCCGCGCTCACCGCGTACGAGCAGGCCATGTTCCCCCGCAGCGCCGCGGCCGCCGCCGAAGGAGTCCAGGTCCACGAGATGTTCTACGGAGCAGGCGCACCCCACAGCCTGATCACCATGATGACCGGCCACGAGCAGACCCCGTGA
- a CDS encoding SpoIIE family protein phosphatase — MALLDAFLCTAVRETGASTGLVYLLPPGGRVLRLAMMTGVPPKIAELWERLRLRASGPLADAVRERRLVWLASQAELARRYPKAALVWPYPVALAAAPITSGATAWGGLVLLWPGPRRPHLSAHERAVIDSTCDRVGAFLRYAAEDGHPIAPEEPHVAAPPRAWTAGPVQAQAAVDFADRLPEGCCALDVAGRITFLSATAADLLGGSVPDLLGAPLWEALPWLDDPVFDDGYRAAVLGRRPTSFTALRPPDRWLSFQLCPDASGVSVRVSPTDDTAPIDRPACGADIATPTRSGRLYDLMHLAGALTEAVSVQDVVELTADLILPAFGAQGFVLSVAEGDRLRVVGQRGYPSEVIKRFDLPAFRDDSAPTVRAVTTGAPLFFASPHEMNQLAPDIPRLTKRAAWAFLPLLASGRPVGCCVVSYDRPHDFTPDERAVLTSLAGLIAQALDRARLYDAEHQLAHGLQSGLLPAALPTVPGLEVAARYLPTARGMDIGGDFYDLIRCDATTVAAAIGDVQGHSVNAAALMGQVRTAVHATAGAHPGEVLARTNRLLTDLDPGLFTSCLYAHIDLARHVAHLATAGHPPPLLRHPDGHTEVLHLPPGLLLGIEPNVDYPATEIPLPPGAVLALYTDGLVESPDVDLDDATTHLADQLTQARGQSMDTLADTLIHHDPHTDPHSDDIALLLLHPQAVVG, encoded by the coding sequence ATGGCGCTGCTGGATGCGTTCCTGTGCACGGCGGTACGGGAAACGGGCGCGTCCACGGGCCTGGTGTATCTGCTGCCGCCCGGCGGACGGGTGCTGCGGCTGGCCATGATGACCGGGGTGCCACCGAAGATCGCCGAGCTCTGGGAACGGTTGCGGCTTCGGGCTTCGGGTCCGTTGGCGGACGCGGTGCGTGAGCGGCGCCTGGTGTGGCTCGCCAGCCAGGCAGAGCTGGCGCGCCGCTACCCGAAGGCAGCCCTGGTATGGCCCTACCCGGTGGCGCTGGCCGCCGCACCGATCACATCCGGCGCCACTGCTTGGGGCGGACTGGTGCTGCTGTGGCCCGGTCCGCGCCGGCCGCACCTGAGCGCCCATGAGCGCGCCGTGATCGACTCCACCTGCGACCGGGTGGGGGCATTCTTGCGGTATGCCGCCGAGGACGGGCACCCGATAGCGCCCGAAGAGCCGCACGTGGCGGCCCCGCCGCGGGCCTGGACCGCCGGGCCGGTCCAGGCACAGGCCGCGGTGGACTTCGCCGACCGTCTCCCGGAGGGCTGTTGCGCGCTGGACGTGGCGGGCCGGATCACTTTCCTCAGCGCCACCGCCGCCGATCTGCTCGGCGGGAGCGTCCCGGATCTGCTCGGCGCACCGCTGTGGGAGGCGCTGCCGTGGCTGGACGACCCGGTCTTCGACGACGGCTACCGGGCCGCGGTGCTCGGCCGCAGGCCCACGTCCTTCACCGCCCTGCGCCCGCCGGACCGGTGGCTGTCCTTCCAGCTCTGCCCGGATGCCTCCGGTGTCAGTGTGCGCGTCTCCCCCACCGACGACACCGCCCCGATCGACCGCCCGGCGTGCGGGGCGGACATCGCCACACCGACACGGTCCGGCAGGCTGTACGACCTGATGCACCTGGCCGGCGCGCTCACCGAGGCCGTCAGCGTTCAGGACGTGGTGGAGCTGACCGCCGACCTGATCCTGCCCGCCTTCGGCGCCCAGGGCTTCGTCCTGTCCGTGGCGGAGGGCGACCGGCTGCGTGTCGTCGGCCAGCGTGGCTACCCATCCGAGGTCATCAAGCGCTTCGATCTCCCCGCGTTCCGGGACGACTCGGCCCCTACCGTGCGCGCCGTGACCACCGGAGCACCCCTGTTCTTCGCGTCCCCGCACGAGATGAATCAGCTCGCTCCCGACATCCCGCGGCTGACCAAGAGGGCGGCCTGGGCGTTTCTGCCGCTGCTGGCCTCCGGTCGCCCGGTCGGCTGTTGCGTGGTCTCCTACGACCGGCCCCACGACTTCACCCCGGACGAACGCGCCGTCCTGACCTCTCTCGCCGGACTGATCGCCCAGGCCCTCGACCGCGCCCGGCTCTACGACGCCGAACACCAACTCGCCCACGGTCTGCAGTCCGGCCTGCTCCCCGCCGCCCTCCCCACCGTGCCCGGGCTGGAGGTGGCGGCCCGCTATCTGCCCACGGCGCGCGGCATGGACATCGGCGGCGACTTCTACGACCTCATCCGCTGCGACGCCACCACCGTCGCCGCGGCCATCGGCGACGTCCAAGGCCACAGCGTGAACGCCGCCGCCCTCATGGGACAGGTCCGCACCGCCGTCCACGCCACCGCCGGGGCACATCCCGGGGAAGTCCTCGCCCGCACCAACCGCCTGCTCACCGACCTCGACCCCGGCCTGTTCACCAGTTGCCTCTACGCCCATATCGACCTGGCACGCCACGTTGCCCACCTGGCCACCGCCGGGCACCCGCCCCCGCTCCTGCGCCACCCCGACGGGCACACCGAGGTCCTCCATCTGCCACCCGGCCTCCTGCTGGGGATCGAACCCAACGTCGACTACCCGGCCACCGAGATCCCCCTGCCGCCCGGCGCCGTGCTGGCCCTCTACACCGACGGCCTCGTCGAGAGTCCCGACGTCGATCTCGACGACGCGACCACCCACCTCGCTGACCAGCTCACCCAAGCCCGTGGCCAGTCCATGGACACCCTCGCCGACACCCTCATCCACCACGACCCGCACACCGATCCCCACAGCGATGACATCGCCCTGCTGCTGCTCCACCCGCAAGCGGTCGTCGGATGA
- a CDS encoding Lrp/AsnC family transcriptional regulator produces MAESAAVQPDDVRVIRALQVAPRASFASIAAVLGLSEGAVGRRYRRLLADGVIRVAGVVDPGALGQSRWLVRLRCRPGSVTAIADALAQRDDVSWVALAAAGSEITCAVRSRTREQREELLGRRLPRTAAVIDINASAILRQFVGGRGHYWAALRGTLTPQQESTLGSDGAPFAESPVVPRVPVHLDPEDEKMLDLLAVDGRAGLVDLGAAANLTPGRASRRLHALLRRRVVHIDVEIAPAALGYHARANLWLRAHPTAVKDIGRTLAQEPQIAFAAAVSGPYNLQAVAHCRDLDELFEYTSDRIGSLSGLQSMEVSPVLRQIKQAGTLVSGERLVPPHRARARR; encoded by the coding sequence ATGGCCGAATCCGCCGCTGTGCAGCCCGATGATGTGCGGGTCATTCGCGCACTCCAGGTGGCTCCGCGGGCCTCGTTCGCCTCGATCGCCGCTGTGCTCGGTCTGTCCGAGGGGGCCGTCGGCCGCCGCTATCGCCGGTTGCTCGCCGATGGCGTCATCCGCGTAGCCGGTGTCGTCGATCCGGGGGCACTGGGACAGAGCAGGTGGCTGGTGCGACTGCGGTGCCGCCCCGGCAGCGTCACGGCGATCGCCGACGCACTCGCGCAGCGCGACGATGTCAGCTGGGTGGCCCTCGCCGCCGCGGGCTCCGAGATCACTTGCGCGGTCCGGTCGCGGACGCGGGAACAGCGCGAGGAACTCCTCGGCCGGCGACTTCCGCGCACCGCGGCCGTCATCGACATCAACGCGTCCGCCATACTGCGTCAGTTCGTCGGAGGCCGCGGCCACTATTGGGCCGCGCTACGCGGCACGCTGACTCCACAGCAGGAGTCGACGCTCGGGAGCGATGGCGCCCCTTTCGCCGAATCCCCGGTGGTCCCTCGCGTTCCCGTGCACCTCGACCCCGAGGACGAGAAGATGCTCGACCTTCTCGCCGTGGACGGTCGCGCCGGCCTCGTCGATCTCGGCGCGGCGGCGAACCTCACGCCTGGGCGCGCATCACGCCGTCTTCACGCCTTGCTCCGGCGCCGCGTCGTCCACATCGACGTCGAGATCGCCCCGGCCGCACTGGGCTATCACGCTCGGGCGAACCTTTGGCTCCGCGCGCACCCGACGGCGGTCAAGGACATCGGCCGCACACTCGCGCAGGAACCCCAAATAGCCTTCGCCGCGGCCGTCTCGGGGCCCTACAACCTCCAAGCCGTCGCGCACTGCCGCGACCTCGACGAACTGTTCGAGTACACCTCGGACCGCATCGGGTCGCTGTCCGGCCTCCAGAGCATGGAGGTCTCTCCTGTGCTGCGGCAGATCAAGCAGGCCGGCACGCTCGTGTCCGGCGAGCGCCTCGTCCCACCGCACAGGGCGCGGGCGCGACGCTGA
- a CDS encoding helix-turn-helix transcriptional regulator: MRSTDPAGDRARGRGKGASAGLPLRGRDHEMAAVREDLETVRGGRGAYVVVEGAPGVGKSRLLAELDEMARRFGFDVVSVRADELDQYAAGAALQSALQSSGDAHQAVAATDDQRLWLLDGIADALESRAQRAPVAVVVDDAQWADPATLFVLRTLPGRLAASRILWVLAVRSEAERPTVARVREDLEHLGARWLTLGPLPQQELLHIAADVLGTRPSPGLARLLRGVAGNPFLALELVRAFADADAGTGEAGVATLPHPGIPAGFRRSVAARLDRLPEDAVRLLQIGSVLGREFDLGTAARMLGRRVGSLLSGVEAALSAGLLSADGPRLAFRHDLIRQALQENLPRAVRTALHGEAADSLRGIGARSAEVAWHVVMAGGPVDDDAVTTLTTAVQELSPSAPDAAADLAQRIASLLHPHDRRRIALLTDAAEYLGRTRRIHEALGLVDATLSDGPEPLQEACLRLAAAEIHQAAGDDAAAMTHLQRALDLPELPPDVRVRLLKTKATGQVYLGDITAAEQTDTGLVEEAYRSDDPAVVVSAMVFQSQTSFYRGRLARALELAEAAAGHAGTESAGFYLRPPRIPALWLAMALTATDRLADTERILRDGQREAEARGLGWSLPHWHAARACALLEQGALDDAAVEAEASLMVADELEITRPNPRAHSVRALVEIRRGDLVKARDHLRAAEADSGTHTQRYGLWAVLARACLADAEGQDGAAAAALTGAFGDGEPTRLLTVGPSHWPGIVRIALRGADSSAARDVSDALRSLIARDDSQQIIGAVRAHVDGLLHRDPRALASAITAYRSGDRPLALAAACEDLGELLATSADTTAAIPHFEEAAELVSASGALRDHERIWRRLRRLGVRTGAPRHHTTGPPGWGTLTESERKLIPLVVDGLTNRAIADRLYVSVHTVNTHMKHIFTKLDINTRVELTRLAIERGAVANGAD, from the coding sequence ATGCGCAGCACAGACCCCGCGGGCGACCGGGCGCGTGGGCGCGGCAAGGGGGCCTCGGCCGGACTGCCCCTCAGAGGACGCGACCACGAGATGGCCGCTGTCCGTGAGGACCTGGAGACGGTGCGTGGCGGACGGGGTGCCTACGTCGTCGTGGAGGGCGCGCCCGGCGTCGGCAAGAGCCGGCTGCTGGCGGAGCTGGACGAGATGGCACGGCGGTTCGGGTTCGACGTGGTGTCCGTACGGGCCGACGAACTCGACCAGTACGCGGCCGGCGCCGCCCTGCAGTCCGCCCTGCAGTCCTCCGGCGACGCCCACCAAGCCGTCGCGGCCACCGATGACCAGCGGCTCTGGCTGCTGGACGGCATCGCGGACGCTCTGGAGTCCCGGGCCCAGCGCGCCCCGGTGGCCGTGGTCGTGGACGACGCGCAGTGGGCGGATCCGGCCACCCTCTTCGTCCTCCGTACCCTGCCCGGACGGCTGGCCGCCTCGCGGATCCTGTGGGTGCTGGCGGTGCGGTCGGAAGCCGAGCGGCCGACCGTGGCCCGGGTGCGGGAGGACCTCGAACACCTCGGTGCCCGCTGGCTGACCCTCGGTCCCCTGCCACAGCAGGAGCTGCTGCATATCGCGGCCGATGTCCTCGGGACGAGGCCGTCACCCGGTCTGGCCCGGCTCCTGCGTGGCGTCGCGGGCAATCCGTTCCTGGCGCTGGAACTGGTGCGCGCCTTCGCCGACGCGGACGCCGGGACAGGGGAGGCGGGCGTGGCGACCCTCCCGCACCCCGGTATCCCCGCCGGTTTCCGGCGCAGTGTCGCCGCGCGTCTGGACCGGCTCCCGGAGGACGCCGTGCGGCTGCTCCAGATCGGCTCCGTCCTCGGCCGCGAATTCGACCTCGGCACGGCCGCCCGCATGCTCGGCAGGCGCGTCGGCAGCCTGCTGTCGGGCGTCGAGGCCGCCCTGAGTGCCGGTCTGCTCTCGGCCGACGGCCCGCGACTCGCCTTTCGCCACGACCTCATCCGGCAGGCTCTGCAGGAGAACCTGCCCCGGGCGGTGCGGACCGCTCTGCACGGGGAGGCGGCCGACAGTCTGCGGGGCATCGGGGCCCGATCGGCCGAGGTGGCCTGGCACGTCGTCATGGCGGGCGGCCCGGTCGACGACGACGCCGTGACCACGCTGACCACCGCCGTACAGGAACTGTCGCCGTCCGCCCCCGACGCGGCCGCGGACCTGGCCCAGCGCATCGCCTCACTGCTGCACCCGCACGACCGGCGTCGTATCGCCCTGCTGACCGACGCCGCCGAATACCTCGGCCGGACCCGCCGGATTCACGAGGCGCTCGGCTTGGTCGACGCCACCCTGTCGGACGGTCCCGAGCCGCTGCAGGAAGCATGTCTGCGCCTGGCGGCCGCCGAGATCCACCAGGCGGCGGGCGACGACGCCGCCGCGATGACCCACCTCCAGCGGGCCTTGGACCTGCCCGAGCTGCCGCCCGACGTGCGCGTCCGGCTGCTGAAGACCAAGGCCACGGGCCAGGTGTACCTCGGGGACATCACCGCCGCCGAGCAGACCGACACCGGGCTGGTCGAGGAGGCCTACCGCAGCGACGATCCGGCCGTCGTCGTCAGTGCCATGGTGTTCCAGTCGCAGACCTCCTTCTACCGCGGCCGCCTTGCCCGCGCCCTCGAACTCGCGGAGGCGGCCGCCGGACACGCCGGCACCGAATCCGCCGGGTTCTACCTGCGGCCCCCGCGGATTCCGGCGCTGTGGTTGGCCATGGCGCTGACCGCCACCGACCGGCTCGCGGACACCGAGCGGATCCTGCGGGACGGACAGCGCGAAGCGGAGGCGCGGGGCCTGGGCTGGTCGCTTCCCCACTGGCATGCCGCCCGCGCCTGCGCACTCCTCGAACAGGGAGCGCTGGACGACGCGGCCGTGGAGGCCGAGGCCAGCCTGATGGTGGCGGACGAACTCGAGATCACCCGCCCGAATCCGCGAGCCCACTCCGTACGGGCACTGGTGGAGATCAGACGCGGTGACCTCGTCAAGGCCAGGGACCATCTCCGCGCCGCCGAAGCCGATTCCGGCACCCATACGCAGCGGTACGGCCTGTGGGCGGTGCTCGCGCGCGCCTGCCTGGCGGACGCGGAGGGCCAGGACGGCGCCGCGGCGGCGGCACTCACGGGCGCCTTCGGGGACGGTGAGCCGACGCGGCTGCTCACGGTGGGCCCGTCCCACTGGCCCGGGATCGTGCGCATCGCGCTCCGTGGCGCCGACTCGTCGGCCGCGCGGGACGTGTCCGACGCACTGCGGTCCCTGATCGCGCGGGACGACAGCCAGCAGATCATCGGGGCGGTCCGCGCCCATGTGGACGGCCTGCTCCACCGCGACCCCCGCGCACTGGCGTCCGCGATCACCGCCTACCGGAGCGGTGACAGGCCGCTGGCCCTGGCCGCGGCCTGCGAGGACCTCGGCGAACTCCTGGCCACCTCGGCCGATACGACGGCGGCGATCCCGCACTTCGAAGAGGCGGCTGAGCTGGTGTCGGCCTCAGGAGCCCTGCGCGATCACGAACGGATTTGGCGGCGCCTTCGCCGGCTCGGTGTGCGCACCGGCGCCCCGCGCCACCACACGACCGGCCCCCCGGGGTGGGGGACCCTGACCGAATCCGAGCGGAAGCTGATCCCGCTCGTCGTGGACGGTCTCACCAACCGCGCGATCGCCGACCGGCTCTATGTGTCCGTGCACACCGTCAACACCCACATGAAGCACATCTTCACCAAGCTCGATATCAACACGCGAGTCGAACTGACCCGGCTGGCGATCGAACGGGGAGCCGTCGCCAACGGGGCGGACTGA
- a CDS encoding 4-hydroxyphenylacetate 3-hydroxylase family protein, whose translation MRTGKEYLAALNDGRTVWVGDELVENVATHPKTRAYARRLADFYDLHHRPELQDAMTFVDEEGVRRSMTWFQHRSKEDLQRKRRYMETVLRELGGGATPRTPDVNNYVLLTYVDDPEPWSSQSVGTDGRDLTEGILDFWHEVREGDLNTTPAFVDPQTDRSRDAAQADSPALQVVGTSDEGITVRGVKAISTGAAFGDWIHIGVFYRPGILPEQIIFGAVKPNTPGVTIVCRESNVRDGEDIEHPLASQGDELDSVIVFEDVLIPWSRVFHIGNPKHASLYPQRVFDWLHYQALVRQMVRAELMLGLVLLITEHIGTYQLPPVQTRIARFAGFHQTIKAHVIASEDEGFTTPGGLYKPNVLMFDFGRAFYLENIAGMVHEVVDLAGRASLIFPTEGQWQRPELRPWLEALQTGPVGRPHDRLKISRVIRDLFLSDWGDRISTFENFNGTPLLAIRTLTMKRAEMSPGGSMADLARKVCGIELVSDAEEKETAYTAQADYARRQDASRKDAS comes from the coding sequence GTGCGTACAGGCAAGGAATACCTGGCGGCGCTGAACGACGGCCGCACGGTATGGGTGGGTGACGAACTCGTCGAGAACGTGGCCACGCACCCCAAGACCCGGGCGTATGCCCGCAGGCTCGCGGACTTCTACGACCTGCACCACCGCCCGGAGCTCCAGGACGCCATGACGTTCGTGGACGAAGAGGGCGTCAGGCGGTCCATGACGTGGTTCCAACACCGCTCCAAGGAGGACCTGCAGCGCAAGCGGCGCTACATGGAGACGGTGCTGCGGGAGCTCGGCGGCGGCGCGACGCCGCGCACCCCGGACGTCAACAACTACGTCCTGCTGACCTACGTGGACGACCCGGAGCCCTGGAGCAGCCAGTCCGTCGGCACCGATGGCAGGGACCTGACCGAGGGGATCCTCGACTTCTGGCACGAGGTGCGGGAGGGCGACCTCAATACGACGCCGGCCTTCGTCGACCCGCAGACGGACCGCTCGCGCGATGCCGCACAGGCCGATTCCCCGGCCCTTCAGGTAGTCGGCACCTCGGACGAGGGCATCACCGTGCGGGGTGTGAAGGCGATCAGCACCGGCGCGGCCTTCGGCGACTGGATCCACATCGGCGTCTTCTACCGGCCGGGTATTCTGCCGGAACAGATCATCTTCGGGGCGGTGAAGCCCAACACCCCCGGGGTCACCATCGTCTGCCGGGAGAGCAACGTCCGGGACGGCGAGGACATCGAGCACCCGCTCGCCTCCCAGGGGGACGAGCTGGACAGCGTCATCGTGTTCGAGGATGTGCTCATCCCCTGGAGCCGGGTGTTCCACATCGGTAACCCCAAGCACGCTTCGCTGTACCCGCAGCGCGTCTTCGACTGGCTGCACTACCAGGCGCTGGTGCGCCAGATGGTGCGCGCCGAGCTGATGCTCGGTCTGGTGCTGCTGATCACCGAGCACATCGGCACCTACCAACTGCCGCCGGTGCAGACCCGTATCGCCCGGTTCGCCGGCTTCCACCAGACGATCAAGGCGCATGTGATCGCCTCGGAGGACGAGGGCTTCACCACGCCGGGCGGCCTCTACAAGCCGAACGTCCTGATGTTCGACTTCGGGCGGGCGTTCTACCTCGAGAACATCGCGGGCATGGTGCACGAGGTCGTCGACCTGGCCGGTCGTGCCTCGCTCATCTTCCCGACCGAGGGCCAGTGGCAGCGGCCCGAACTGCGGCCGTGGCTGGAGGCGCTGCAGACGGGACCGGTCGGCAGGCCGCACGACCGGCTGAAGATCAGCCGCGTGATCCGCGACCTGTTCCTGTCCGACTGGGGCGACCGCATCAGCACCTTCGAGAACTTCAACGGCACGCCCCTGCTGGCGATTCGCACCCTCACCATGAAGCGCGCCGAGATGTCCCCGGGCGGCAGCATGGCGGACCTCGCACGCAAGGTCTGCGGCATCGAGCTGGTGAGCGACGCCGAGGAGAAGGAGACCGCGTACACGGCTCAGGCGGACTACGCCCGGCGCCAGGACGCTTCCCGCAAGGACGCCTCCTAG
- a CDS encoding response regulator transcription factor, producing MLRALCGPLTLREIASELYVSHNTVKTQVRAIFRKLDAHDRSGAIARARECGVL from the coding sequence GTGCTCCGCGCCCTGTGCGGCCCGCTGACCCTGCGGGAGATCGCCTCCGAGCTCTATGTGTCCCACAACACCGTCAAGACACAGGTACGGGCGATCTTCCGCAAACTCGACGCGCACGACAGGAGCGGAGCGATCGCCAGGGCCCGGGAGTGCGGTGTGCTCTGA
- a CDS encoding flavin reductase family protein, producing the protein MTETLDITVGFRATMSRLATGVSVITTRSGDTPIGMTASAVSALSLDPLQLLVCIANHLYTRTAIAEHGRFAVNVLGEDSEALARNFAASKPDKFAGVETFDDHGVPVLKDAIAVIVCDVAEALPGGDHTIFVGDVRYCDHRTECRPLLHFAGGFGTLRAPH; encoded by the coding sequence ATGACTGAAACCCTCGACATCACGGTCGGTTTCCGAGCCACGATGAGCCGGCTCGCCACGGGCGTCAGCGTGATCACCACACGCTCAGGAGACACGCCCATCGGCATGACGGCCAGCGCCGTATCCGCCCTCTCCCTGGACCCGCTCCAGCTGCTCGTGTGCATCGCCAACCATCTGTACACCCGGACCGCGATCGCCGAGCACGGCCGCTTCGCCGTCAATGTCCTCGGCGAGGACAGCGAGGCCCTCGCACGCAACTTCGCCGCCTCCAAGCCGGACAAGTTCGCGGGCGTCGAGACCTTCGACGACCACGGTGTGCCCGTACTCAAGGACGCCATCGCGGTGATCGTGTGCGATGTCGCCGAGGCGCTCCCCGGCGGCGATCACACCATCTTCGTGGGTGACGTCCGCTACTGCGACCACCGGACGGAGTGCCGGCCGCTGCTCCACTTCGCGGGCGGCTTCGGCACGCTCAGGGCTCCCCACTAG